A single genomic interval of Pirellulales bacterium harbors:
- a CDS encoding helix-turn-helix transcriptional regulator: MTKKPSKFVSDQLRQAIDDCGLTRYRIAQETGISETALALFYNGQRGLSMEALNALGEFLQLTITLGRKPDRKGK; this comes from the coding sequence ATGACCAAGAAACCATCCAAATTTGTAAGCGACCAGTTGCGACAGGCTATCGACGATTGCGGTTTAACGCGCTATCGCATCGCTCAAGAAACGGGAATCAGCGAAACCGCGTTAGCGCTCTTCTACAACGGTCAACGCGGGCTGTCGATGGAAGCCTTGAATGCCCTGGGCGAATTCCTGCAACTGACAATCACGTTAGGCCGCAAGCCCGACCGGAAAGGAAAGTGA